A genome region from Candidatus Woesearchaeota archaeon includes the following:
- a CDS encoding UDP-N-acetylglucosamine 2-epimerase (non-hydrolyzing), which produces MKLAIVLGTRPEIIKLASIIAYCEENEIDYRLIHTNQHYNYELDKIFFEELHLPAADYSLGAGSKSHAKQVAEMISKIEDVFLREKPDCVIVQGDTNSVLAGGLTAAKMGIKVAHVEAGLRSFDRHMPEEINRIIVDSISDILLPPTDWARRNLLREGISKKKIFVTGNTIVDALNRHIKLAEKKEGIFLKHRIKKNNYFLVTIHRRENTEYPKKIEDIFSAFDLLYKRYETEFLFPAHPRTLKFIEDNNIIIPKGLSLIKPVGYLDFLNLEKNAKLILTDSGGMQEEACILKVPCVTLRENTERPETLEAGSNVLAGTGTEKIIKCVEKMISTERNWKNPFGDGKSGERAVNTVKEFLS; this is translated from the coding sequence ATGAAACTTGCCATTGTGCTCGGAACCAGACCGGAAATAATAAAGTTAGCTTCTATTATCGCTTATTGCGAGGAAAACGAAATAGATTATAGACTTATACATACAAATCAGCATTATAATTATGAGCTGGATAAGATTTTTTTTGAGGAGCTTCATCTTCCTGCTGCAGATTATAGCCTTGGGGCGGGGTCAAAAAGCCATGCTAAACAGGTTGCAGAAATGATCTCCAAGATTGAAGATGTTTTTTTAAGGGAAAAGCCGGATTGTGTTATCGTGCAGGGAGATACAAATTCGGTGCTGGCAGGCGGCCTTACAGCCGCAAAGATGGGAATAAAAGTTGCGCATGTGGAAGCAGGCCTGAGAAGTTTTGACAGGCATATGCCTGAGGAAATAAACAGAATTATTGTGGATTCGATTTCTGATATTCTTTTGCCCCCAACCGATTGGGCTAGGAGAAATCTTCTTAGAGAGGGGATTTCCAAAAAAAAAATTTTTGTGACAGGCAACACAATTGTTGATGCACTCAATAGGCACATAAAGCTTGCTGAGAAAAAAGAGGGCATATTTCTGAAACACAGGATCAAAAAAAATAATTATTTTTTAGTAACCATACATCGCAGGGAAAATACAGAATATCCAAAAAAAATAGAAGATATATTTTCAGCTTTTGACTTGCTCTATAAAAGGTATGAAACTGAATTTTTATTTCCTGCTCATCCAAGAACCTTAAAATTCATTGAAGATAATAATATAATTATCCCCAAAGGATTAAGCCTCATTAAGCCAGTAGGCTATCTTGATTTTCTGAATCTTGAAAAGAATGCAAAGCTGATATTAACAGATTCAGGGGGGATGCAGGAAGAAGCCTGTATTTTAAAAGTACCTTGTGTAACACTGCGTGAAAATACAGAAAGACCTGAAACACTCGAAGCTGGCAGCAATGTTCTTGCAGGCACCGGCACAGAAAAGATTATCAAGTGTGTTGAAAAAATGATAAGTACAGAGAGAAACTGGAAAAATCCCTTTGGAGACGGAAAAAGCGGAGAAAGGGCAGTAAATACAGTAAAGGAATTTCTATCTTAG
- a CDS encoding nucleotide sugar dehydrogenase: protein MKKICVLGLGYIGLPIASLFATYGLKVTGVDIDKENIESIRKGKALASEPDLNIMTAAALKSGNLITSNKPTEADVFIIAVPTPKCNDNSCDLASVIHASESIVTYLNRDNLVILESTVPPGTTEEVVKPILEKSGLHAGKDFYLAHCPEKVLPGKILFELVQNERVFGGIDKKSFEETKKLYSTFVKGKIYGTNLKTAEFIKLIENSYRDVNIAFANELAKICRKLDMDIWESIWFANRHPRVNIHNPGPGVGGHCIAIDPWFIVNKAHELSKLITLARKINDSMPSYVVSIVSEAIKGIENPTISVLGAAYKAEIEDPRNSPAREIINLLKKMNFNVKVYDPYVKNFEYAFEPNIDAALKDSSCIIIVTDHNIFKEMSPERAARLVKDKILIDTRNCTDRENWKKSGFRWISI, encoded by the coding sequence ATGAAAAAAATTTGTGTATTGGGATTAGGCTATATTGGTTTGCCTATTGCTAGTTTGTTCGCGACTTACGGGCTTAAAGTAACGGGCGTAGATATCGACAAGGAGAATATTGAAAGTATCAGGAAAGGTAAAGCACTTGCAAGCGAGCCCGATCTAAACATTATGACTGCTGCGGCATTAAAATCAGGCAATCTCATCACCAGCAATAAACCAACTGAAGCAGATGTATTCATAATTGCTGTGCCCACGCCAAAATGTAATGATAACAGCTGTGATCTTGCATCCGTAATCCATGCATCAGAATCTATTGTTACTTATTTAAACCGGGATAATCTTGTAATTCTTGAATCCACTGTACCGCCCGGAACAACAGAAGAGGTTGTAAAACCAATATTAGAAAAATCTGGACTCCATGCTGGAAAGGATTTTTATCTTGCCCATTGTCCTGAAAAAGTGCTGCCGGGTAAGATATTATTCGAGCTTGTTCAGAATGAAAGAGTGTTTGGGGGAATAGATAAGAAATCTTTTGAAGAAACAAAAAAACTTTACTCTACTTTTGTGAAGGGGAAAATTTATGGCACTAACCTAAAAACAGCAGAATTCATTAAGCTGATCGAGAACAGTTATAGAGATGTAAACATAGCTTTTGCGAATGAGCTTGCTAAAATCTGCAGGAAACTCGATATGGATATATGGGAGAGTATATGGTTTGCCAATAGGCATCCGCGTGTAAATATTCATAATCCCGGACCCGGCGTAGGCGGCCATTGCATAGCTATAGACCCGTGGTTTATAGTAAATAAAGCCCATGAACTTTCAAAGCTTATAACCCTGGCAAGAAAAATAAATGATTCCATGCCTTCATATGTCGTCAGCATTGTTAGCGAAGCCATAAAAGGTATTGAAAACCCGACAATATCAGTTTTAGGCGCTGCATACAAGGCTGAAATAGAAGATCCTAGAAATAGCCCTGCAAGGGAGATAATTAATCTGCTTAAAAAAATGAATTTCAATGTAAAGGTGTACGATCCTTACGTTAAGAATTTTGAGTATGCCTTTGAGCCAAACATTGATGCTGCTCTAAAAGATAGCAGCTGCATAATCATCGTGACTGACCATAATATTTTCAAGGAAATGAGTCCTGAAAGGGCTGCAAGGCTCGTAAAGGATAAGATACTGATAGATACGCGTAATTGCACCGACAGGGAAAACTGGAAAAAATCAGGATTCAGATGGATAAGTATATAA
- a CDS encoding NAD-dependent epimerase/dehydratase family protein, which translates to MSFFESKKILISGGAGAIGSNLCISLLEKKAEVIVIDNLSSGSRKNIPKEAVFVEGSINNDKALQKAFSYSPQIIFHLAANFANQSSVDNPLIDLETNGKGTIKLLQHSIKNNVENFIYSSSSCVYGNKSGALNEEDVSTVLDTPYAFTKFLGEQYVNFFHRHFGLDTVILRYFNSYGPREFPGKYRNVIPNFLSMALQGKPLAITGTGNETRDFTFVGDIVNGTLLAAQKKAAIGETFNLGSGKETKIEVLAKKINRLTGNRAGIRYIPKRKWDYVRHRLADIAKSMNILGHSPQTSLDDGLNITIEWFKGR; encoded by the coding sequence GTGTCATTTTTCGAATCAAAAAAAATCTTAATCAGCGGGGGGGCTGGAGCCATTGGCTCAAATCTTTGTATATCTCTTTTGGAAAAGAAAGCAGAAGTCATTGTAATAGACAATCTTAGTTCAGGCAGCAGGAAAAATATTCCAAAGGAAGCAGTTTTTGTAGAAGGGTCTATCAATAACGACAAAGCTTTGCAAAAGGCTTTTTCTTATTCACCTCAAATAATTTTTCATCTGGCTGCCAACTTTGCCAATCAGAGCTCGGTGGACAATCCATTAATAGATCTTGAAACAAACGGAAAGGGAACAATAAAATTATTGCAGCACTCCATAAAGAATAATGTTGAAAATTTCATCTATTCCTCCTCATCCTGTGTCTATGGGAATAAAAGCGGCGCTCTTAATGAAGAAGATGTTTCAACTGTATTGGATACTCCGTATGCATTCACGAAATTTCTCGGGGAGCAATATGTTAATTTCTTTCATAGGCATTTTGGTTTAGATACAGTAATTCTCAGATATTTCAATTCATACGGGCCTCGTGAATTTCCAGGAAAGTATAGAAATGTCATTCCGAATTTTTTATCTATGGCTCTTCAGGGCAAACCGCTGGCTATAACAGGAACAGGAAATGAGACAAGGGACTTTACATTTGTAGGCGACATAGTGAATGGTACCCTTCTTGCTGCGCAAAAAAAGGCTGCCATCGGAGAAACTTTTAATTTAGGCAGTGGAAAAGAGACAAAGATTGAGGTATTGGCAAAAAAAATAAACCGTCTTACCGGAAACAGGGCCGGAATAAGGTATATCCCAAAGAGAAAATGGGATTATGTAAGACATAGGCTGGCTGATATCGCTAAATCAATGAACATCCTGGGGCACTCTCCCCAAACATCCCTGGATGATGGTCTGAATATAACTATTGAATGGTTTAAAGGCAGATGA
- a CDS encoding glycosyltransferase, which produces MISIVIPAYNESETIESTIKKIRGVMKNLGEEWELIIVDDCSSDNTLKKIRAFKKKYEFLRIFSHKKNLGPGAGFRTGFKQAEGDIIITNDADSSFSPKDIPRLLSEIKNADVVIGSQHMEGARMINVPIKRVIASKAALFLDRLFLGVRLSSLSSFFVAYRKNVIKTLNFESNGFDAQCEILTKLYHKGYKIKEIPCSLRWDIGRKRKSSINIFKEAKKRVKLWRKLKKA; this is translated from the coding sequence ATGATATCTATAGTGATTCCTGCATACAATGAATCAGAGACAATAGAGAGCACCATAAAGAAGATAAGGGGCGTTATGAAAAACCTCGGGGAAGAATGGGAGCTTATAATCGTGGACGACTGCAGCAGCGATAATACCCTCAAAAAGATTAGGGCATTCAAGAAAAAGTATGAGTTTCTCAGAATATTTTCTCATAAAAAAAATTTAGGACCTGGTGCCGGCTTCAGAACAGGGTTTAAACAGGCAGAGGGAGATATAATAATAACGAATGACGCAGATTCATCTTTTTCACCGAAAGATATACCCAGGCTTTTATCGGAAATTAAAAATGCTGATGTTGTTATAGGTTCGCAGCATATGGAAGGGGCAAGGATGATTAATGTACCCATAAAGAGGGTAATTGCCAGCAAGGCAGCCTTATTTTTGGACAGGTTATTTTTAGGAGTCAGATTGAGCTCATTAAGCAGCTTTTTTGTTGCATACAGGAAAAATGTGATAAAAACACTTAATTTTGAATCAAATGGGTTTGATGCACAGTGTGAAATATTAACTAAGCTGTATCATAAAGGATATAAAATAAAAGAGATTCCCTGCAGCCTGAGATGGGATATAGGAAGAAAAAGAAAATCTTCAATAAACATATTTAAAGAAGCAAAAAAAAGGGTAAAATTATGGCGCAAATTAAAAAAGGCATAA
- a CDS encoding NTP transferase domain-containing protein encodes MKVVILCGGKGTRLKELTEELPKPLVEIGDKPIIWHIMKTYSHYGYKDFILCLGYKGHMIRDYFNRNEENWNIEFIDTGKESNKGQRIKAIENYIEEENFFVAYGDDVADINIKELLQYHVRKNKIVTLTAVNPVSQFGIIELNSRNEIIEFKEKPKLDHCINGGFFIFNRKIFNFIKKGYDLEKQTFEDLVKINQICAYKHKGFWKCMNTFKDTMELNELWDKKRAPWVLW; translated from the coding sequence ATGAAAGTAGTTATTCTGTGCGGCGGAAAAGGCACAAGGTTAAAAGAGCTTACAGAAGAACTGCCAAAACCACTTGTAGAGATAGGGGATAAGCCTATAATCTGGCACATAATGAAAACTTATTCTCATTATGGATACAAGGATTTCATTCTTTGCTTGGGTTATAAGGGCCACATGATTAGGGATTACTTCAATAGAAATGAGGAAAATTGGAACATAGAATTTATTGATACCGGAAAAGAAAGCAATAAAGGGCAAAGGATAAAAGCTATTGAAAACTATATAGAGGAAGAAAATTTTTTTGTAGCTTATGGAGATGATGTTGCTGATATAAATATTAAAGAATTGCTCCAATATCATGTCAGGAAGAACAAAATTGTAACATTAACAGCAGTAAACCCAGTATCCCAGTTTGGAATAATAGAGTTAAACAGCAGGAATGAGATAATAGAATTCAAAGAAAAGCCTAAGCTTGATCATTGTATAAACGGGGGTTTCTTTATATTCAACAGAAAAATATTTAATTTTATAAAAAAAGGCTACGATCTTGAAAAACAAACATTTGAAGATCTTGTAAAAATAAACCAAATATGTGCTTATAAGCATAAAGGCTTCTGGAAATGCATGAACACTTTCAAGGATACAATGGAGCTTAATGAATTATGGGATAAAAAGCGTGCTCCATGGGTATTATGGTAG
- a CDS encoding radical SAM protein, protein MPDILFVVPQFSYKTLDEASTRCPPLGIAILASVLEEKGYDVEILDSFALGLDKKQITDYVVSENPTVIGISSVTANYPESIQLINSIKRVNPDIIIIYGGPHVTIMPETVIKFKSINYAVLGEAEETIVELLDFILKSKGQLGKIKGIAYRDNNGHVKINQARDFIKDINKLPMPAYHLLPMNHYRSYGWLDLGRKFCSMITSRGCPFQCTYCTSSNIFGYRWRYRSPEKVMEEIRLLYDKYKVRHIYFQDDEFTVNHDRVMKICDMIIDQKLDLVWECLTRVSHVDEPLLRKMSEAGCRSILFGIECGYQEGIDKINKKITLKQAVDAVNLSKNYGISPKVTFMMGFPWEGEKEIKKTIRFAKKLKADLTFFNTLNPYPHTPIYYQIKKEGLFDKDYTWEKYSPHGETPTIRTRYLTSRELAYWNGRAYLSIYLTLDYILRKLKTLTNLKEFKRTFKSGAWLLLTSLKRVLTKT, encoded by the coding sequence ATGCCTGATATCCTGTTTGTTGTTCCTCAGTTCAGCTATAAAACCCTAGATGAAGCAAGCACGAGATGCCCCCCTTTAGGAATAGCAATATTAGCTTCTGTATTGGAGGAAAAAGGCTATGATGTTGAGATATTGGATTCTTTTGCTCTTGGCCTTGACAAAAAACAGATTACTGATTATGTTGTTTCTGAAAATCCTACTGTTATTGGAATAAGCAGTGTTACCGCTAATTATCCGGAATCTATCCAACTTATTAATTCTATAAAAAGGGTCAACCCTGACATTATTATAATATATGGAGGGCCACATGTAACTATAATGCCTGAGACCGTTATAAAGTTTAAATCAATTAATTATGCAGTTCTCGGTGAGGCGGAAGAAACCATTGTTGAACTTCTTGATTTTATCCTTAAAAGCAAAGGACAATTAGGGAAGATAAAAGGTATAGCTTATAGGGACAATAATGGACATGTTAAAATTAATCAGGCAAGAGACTTTATAAAAGATATCAATAAACTTCCTATGCCTGCTTACCATCTGCTTCCGATGAACCATTACAGGTCTTACGGCTGGCTGGATCTTGGCAGAAAATTTTGTTCAATGATAACTTCAAGAGGGTGTCCTTTTCAGTGTACTTATTGCACAAGCTCTAATATTTTTGGCTATAGGTGGAGATACAGAAGCCCTGAGAAAGTCATGGAAGAGATAAGATTATTATATGATAAATATAAAGTCAGACATATATATTTTCAGGATGATGAATTTACAGTGAATCATGACAGGGTCATGAAGATCTGTGATATGATTATAGACCAGAAACTGGACCTTGTTTGGGAGTGCCTGACAAGGGTGAGCCATGTTGATGAGCCTTTACTGAGAAAAATGAGCGAGGCGGGTTGCAGGAGCATACTATTTGGCATAGAATGCGGATATCAGGAAGGAATCGATAAAATAAATAAGAAAATAACTTTAAAACAGGCGGTAGATGCAGTAAATCTTTCAAAGAATTACGGCATAAGCCCAAAAGTTACATTTATGATGGGGTTTCCCTGGGAAGGGGAGAAGGAGATTAAGAAGACAATCAGGTTTGCAAAAAAGCTTAAGGCGGACCTTACTTTTTTCAATACCTTGAACCCATATCCCCATACCCCTATCTATTATCAGATTAAGAAGGAAGGCCTTTTTGATAAAGATTATACATGGGAAAAATATAGTCCCCATGGAGAAACACCGACAATAAGGACAAGGTACCTTACTTCCAGAGAGCTGGCTTACTGGAACGGCAGGGCGTATCTTTCAATTTACTTAACTCTTGACTATATCTTAAGGAAGCTAAAGACCCTCACTAATTTAAAAGAATTTAAAAGGACATTTAAATCAGGGGCATGGCTTTTATTAACTTCGCTTAAAAGAGTTCTTACTAAAACCTGA
- a CDS encoding NAD-dependent epimerase/dehydratase family protein — protein MSDFWNSKKVFLTGADGFIGAWLAEGLIEKGAEVFVIIRDIKKICGLDLLKIKNKVEIINGDIIDLKCIERIINEKEIDTVFHLAAQALVSIANKSPISTFESNIRGTWNILEACRLKSGVKRIIIASSDKAYGSQKELPYKEESPLLGIYPYDASKACADIIARSYFETYNLPVSVTRNANTYGGGDLNTSRIIPGAICTMIKRKEFEIRSDGTPERDYMYVKDAVDAYLTLGKNLNKKAKGEAFNFGTGNPISVKKLIYLIAKQMGIKDFKSKIRGEAKNEIDRQFLDISKVKKFFGWEPRYSIEEGLQETIQWYKSNREILGL, from the coding sequence ATGAGTGACTTTTGGAATTCAAAAAAAGTATTCTTAACTGGGGCAGATGGTTTTATTGGTGCCTGGCTTGCAGAAGGTTTGATAGAAAAAGGCGCAGAAGTTTTTGTGATAATAAGAGACATAAAAAAGATATGTGGGCTAGACCTTCTAAAAATTAAAAATAAAGTAGAAATAATAAACGGAGACATAATTGACTTGAAATGCATTGAAAGAATAATAAACGAAAAAGAGATTGATACGGTATTTCATCTTGCAGCACAGGCTTTGGTAAGTATAGCAAATAAAAGCCCGATATCAACCTTTGAATCCAATATAAGGGGGACATGGAATATTCTTGAAGCATGCAGGCTGAAGAGCGGAGTTAAAAGAATAATCATAGCATCAAGCGATAAAGCATATGGCTCGCAAAAAGAATTGCCATATAAGGAAGAATCCCCGTTGCTGGGCATATATCCTTATGACGCCTCAAAGGCCTGTGCTGACATAATCGCAAGATCATACTTTGAGACTTATAATCTGCCTGTTTCTGTCACAAGGAATGCAAACACTTACGGAGGAGGGGACCTAAATACATCTAGGATAATACCCGGAGCAATATGCACGATGATAAAAAGAAAGGAGTTTGAGATAAGAAGCGATGGGACACCCGAAAGGGATTATATGTATGTTAAAGATGCTGTTGACGCTTACCTTACTTTAGGGAAAAATTTGAACAAAAAGGCAAAGGGAGAAGCCTTCAATTTTGGTACCGGAAATCCGATAAGCGTGAAAAAATTAATTTACTTAATAGCAAAACAGATGGGAATAAAAGATTTTAAATCCAAGATAAGGGGAGAGGCAAAGAATGAAATAGACCGCCAGTTCCTTGATATTTCCAAAGTAAAAAAATTTTTTGGCTGGGAGCCAAGATATTCCATAGAAGAGGGATTACAAGAAACAATACAATGGTACAAAAGTAATCGTGAGATTTTAGGGCTATGA
- a CDS encoding glycosyltransferase: MKTIICLPTKNEKENVKYMIDSIRKLGYDLFICDENSKDGTIETAQENNVQVYQREGNGKGYGIRKALSVAKDKGYDTLVLIDCDRTYPAGYIPVMLRYLDKYDMVVGSRKRKDIKSFHRLPNKIHTAAINLLFGSNLKDINSGLRAFKVNKFKNFKSKGFDIEAEITTKALKNKLKIKEIPIEYKKRTGHSKIRIKDGLLILSRIIKERFAK, from the coding sequence ATGAAAACAATTATTTGCCTGCCGACAAAAAACGAGAAGGAAAATGTAAAATATATGATAGACAGTATAAGGAAATTGGGTTATGACTTATTTATATGCGATGAGAATTCTAAAGACGGAACTATAGAGACAGCACAAGAAAATAATGTCCAGGTATATCAAAGGGAAGGCAATGGAAAGGGCTACGGCATAAGGAAAGCTTTGTCTGTAGCTAAAGATAAAGGTTATGATACATTAGTCTTGATAGATTGTGACAGGACATATCCTGCCGGTTATATCCCTGTTATGCTCAGATACCTTGATAAATATGATATGGTCGTGGGTTCAAGAAAAAGAAAAGATATAAAATCTTTTCACAGGCTGCCGAATAAAATACATACTGCCGCAATAAACTTGTTGTTTGGTAGTAATTTGAAGGATATAAATTCAGGCTTAAGGGCTTTTAAAGTTAATAAATTTAAGAATTTTAAGTCAAAAGGATTTGACATTGAAGCAGAAATAACCACAAAAGCTTTGAAAAACAAACTAAAAATAAAAGAGATACCCATTGAATATAAGAAAAGAACAGGGCATTCAAAGATAAGAATCAAGGACGGATTATTGATACTATCAAGAATAATAAAAGAAAGGTTCGCAAAGTGA
- a CDS encoding polysaccharide deacetylase family protein, with the protein MCWKMANKKNTGNMPKASVVLMVDTEGEFSRLAFSSRTPLLYKIKMAISYWAGMDYSLKTLDKIVKILKKYNLPATFFFVGALYLRKQDKSPLKKYIETKSKTSYLFNIKKIIRIIPSWGDYIEKNMKNDLFELGIHNFLHESNFVEDDEQIRKSIKYTKKAANAIGIKPKSYAAPWFELETKESPKRIYDILKTENIDSTRFDGILDTRLNKIIKKNKISQIYKRYGINCINSSYFIANGKIDKKEYAVIEKGIQKAINNGAVYAISTHDTTFAREGTKHFENIIRTISKYRKDIQIRKISDLVKNGKPTTHKRSCTGL; encoded by the coding sequence ATGTGTTGGAAGATGGCTAACAAAAAAAACACAGGCAATATGCCCAAAGCTTCTGTTGTTCTTATGGTAGATACTGAAGGTGAATTCAGCAGATTGGCCTTTAGTTCAAGAACCCCTCTCTTATACAAGATAAAGATGGCCATATCATATTGGGCAGGAATGGATTATAGTTTAAAAACATTGGACAAGATAGTAAAAATACTTAAAAAGTATAATTTGCCGGCTACTTTCTTCTTTGTAGGTGCCCTCTACTTAAGAAAACAGGACAAATCTCCTTTAAAAAAATACATTGAAACAAAATCAAAAACATCTTATCTGTTCAACATTAAAAAGATAATTAGGATAATTCCTTCATGGGGCGATTATATCGAAAAAAATATGAAAAATGACCTTTTTGAATTGGGTATCCATAATTTTCTGCATGAAAGTAATTTTGTCGAGGACGATGAACAAATAAGAAAATCAATTAAATATACAAAAAAAGCAGCTAATGCCATAGGCATAAAACCAAAATCTTACGCTGCTCCCTGGTTTGAGCTAGAAACAAAGGAAAGCCCAAAAAGGATTTATGATATACTTAAAACAGAAAATATTGATTCTACAAGGTTTGACGGAATTCTGGATACAAGATTAAACAAAATCATAAAGAAAAACAAAATAAGTCAGATCTATAAGAGATATGGAATTAACTGCATTAATTCTTCATATTTTATTGCCAATGGAAAAATAGATAAAAAGGAATATGCTGTCATAGAAAAAGGCATACAAAAGGCGATTAATAATGGTGCTGTTTATGCCATCTCTACCCATGATACCACTTTCGCTAGAGAAGGGACTAAACATTTTGAGAACATCATCAGGACCATTAGCAAATATAGAAAAGATATACAAATAAGGAAAATTTCAGATCTGGTAAAAAATGGAAAGCCCACTACCCATAAACGCAGCTGTACAGGATTATGA
- a CDS encoding GNAT family N-acetyltransferase, whose translation MESPLPINAAVQDYEKIAEMIINSRGAISRLINRRNPGLYSDKQKLVSALKKHLMWKFDENPKNKGQKKLWIIRKGGELIGMAGLLPVKLKVKGKYYSAGWGANLLVKKKYRGKGFSKPLNKKRMAYFDIYMSYPSSKIASKIYKKMNGKPFNVPIYIKILNNFVKKRNKFLNSILCLIDFFIQTKHDKNRLAIKRVNRFDEEINKFWDKIEKNFNFIVKRDMDYLNWKYVDIKPDINYEIFIARDKKGDITGYIILRKIKSDISQGLICDLLADPGDTFTINELLDFAVSYFKECKMGVIIFSTSFKKYKKILIKKGFIYSFKKHRGSIFIKNNIPQSGLDLFINSTDSDGT comes from the coding sequence ATGGAAAGCCCACTACCCATAAACGCAGCTGTACAGGATTATGAAAAAATAGCAGAGATGATCATAAACAGCAGGGGAGCAATTTCTAGATTAATTAATAGGAGGAACCCTGGCCTGTATTCAGATAAGCAAAAACTAGTATCTGCGCTCAAAAAACATCTTATGTGGAAATTTGATGAAAATCCCAAGAATAAGGGGCAAAAAAAACTATGGATAATAAGGAAAGGGGGAGAGCTAATAGGTATGGCAGGACTGCTTCCTGTGAAATTAAAAGTAAAAGGAAAGTATTATTCGGCAGGATGGGGGGCTAACTTATTGGTAAAAAAGAAATATAGGGGGAAAGGATTTAGCAAGCCCTTAAACAAAAAGCGTATGGCCTATTTTGATATTTATATGAGCTATCCATCATCAAAAATTGCTTCCAAAATTTACAAAAAAATGAACGGCAAGCCTTTTAATGTACCGATATATATAAAAATACTAAATAATTTTGTTAAGAAAAGGAATAAATTTCTTAATTCTATACTTTGTTTGATTGATTTTTTTATTCAGACTAAACATGATAAAAATAGACTAGCAATTAAAAGAGTGAATCGCTTTGATGAGGAAATAAATAAATTCTGGGATAAAATCGAAAAAAATTTCAATTTTATAGTCAAAAGGGATATGGATTATCTAAACTGGAAATATGTGGATATAAAGCCTGATATAAACTACGAAATTTTCATAGCTAGAGACAAAAAAGGAGACATAACAGGGTATATAATCTTAAGAAAAATAAAGTCAGATATCAGTCAGGGTCTGATTTGTGATCTCCTGGCAGATCCCGGCGATACATTTACGATAAACGAACTGTTGGATTTTGCAGTATCATATTTTAAGGAATGCAAAATGGGTGTTATTATTTTTTCTACATCATTCAAAAAATATAAGAAAATTCTTATTAAAAAAGGATTTATTTATTCTTTTAAAAAACATAGGGGCTCGATCTTTATTAAGAACAACATTCCGCAGAGTGGCTTAGATTTATTTATTAATAGTACAGATTCAGATGGGACATGA